In Rhododendron vialii isolate Sample 1 chromosome 9a, ASM3025357v1, the following are encoded in one genomic region:
- the LOC131300626 gene encoding chorismate synthase 1, chloroplastic, producing the protein MANSSLSTKQFLSAQSSSDFGSLQRSGLQKLPSQAVRFSSPRSRHKKLVIQAAGNTFGTYFRVTTFGESHGGGVGCVIDGCPPRLPISEADLQVELDRRRPGQSRITTPRKETDTCRISSGVAEGLTTGSSIKVEVPNTDQRGHDYNEMSISYRPSHADATYDFKYGVRSVQGGGRSSARETIGRVAAGAVAKKILKLFSGTEILAYVSQVYDVELPEGLVDHESMTLDQIESNIVRCPNPEYAEKMIAAIDAVRVRGDSVGGVVTCIARNVPRGLGSPVFDKLEAELAKAAMSLPATKGFEFGSGFAGTFMMGSEHNDEFFVNEHGRIRTRTNRSGGIQGGISNGELINMRVAFKPTSTISKKQHTVTRDKHETELIARGRHDPCVVPRAVPMVEAMVALVLVDQLMAQHAQCNLFPLNPALQEPMQLPSLEPAEISL; encoded by the exons ATGGCGAattcttctctctccaccaaACAATTCCTCTCCGCGCAATCCTCGTCGGACTTCGGATCACTACAACGGTCCGGTCTCCAAAAGCTCCCGTCTCAAGCCGTCCGATTCTCCAGCCCTCGATCCCGTCACAAGAAGCTCG TAATACAAGCAGCTGGGAATACATTTGGAACTTACTTCCGTGTTACCACATTTGGAGAATCTcatggtggtggagttggttgTGTAATTGATGGATGCCCTCCTAGGCTTCCTATTTCTGAAGCTGATTTGCAAGTGGAGCTAGACAGAAG GAGGCCAGGTCAGAGCCGAATTACTACACCAAGGAAAGAGACTGATACTTGTCGAATATCTTCAGGCGTTGCTGAAG GCTTGACAACTGGATCTTCAATCAAGGTTGAAGTACCCAACACAGATCAGAGAGGACAT GATTATAATGAGATGTCAATATCGTATAGACCTTCTCACGCAGATGCTACATATGACTTCAAGTATGGTGTAAGATCAGTGCAG GGGGGAGGTAGATCTTCTGCTAGAGAAACAATTGGGAGAGTTGCTGCTGGAGCTGTTGCTAAAAAAATCCTCAAGCTATTTTCAGGAACTGAG ATTCTTGCTTATGTTTCTCAAGTCTATGATGTTGAACTTCCAGAGGGTTTGGTTGATCATGAGAGTATGACACTTGATCAG ATAGAGAGTAATATTGTTCGCTGCCCAAATCCTGAATACGCAGAGAAGATGATTGCTGCCATTGATGCTGTTCGAGTGAGAGGGGATTCTGTTGGTGGTGTCGTCACATGCATAGCAAGAAACGTTCCACGC GGGCTTGGTTCACCAGTTTTTGATAAACTTGAAGCCGAGCTAGCAAAAGCTGCTATGTCCTTGCCCGCAACAAAGGGGTTTGAGTTTGGAAGTGGGTTTGCAG GTACATTTATGATGGGGAGTGAGCATAATGACGAGTTTTTTGTTAATGAACATGGCCGAATCAGGACAAGAACAAACCGTTCTGGTGGGATCCAG gGTGGAATTTCCAATGGAGAATTAATAAACATGAGAGTAGCTTTCAAGCCAACTTCTACAATATCG AAGAAACAACATACAGTTACCAGAGATAAGCATGAGACTGAACTTATAGCCCGAGGTCGTCATGATCCTTGTGTTGTCCCACGAG CGGTGCCGATGGTGGAGGCCATGGTAGCTCTGGTGCTTGTGGATCAACTCATGGCACAGCACGCACAATGTAATTTGTTTCCCCTCAACCCAGCATTACAGGAACCGATGCAGTTGCCAAGCCTTGAGCCTGCTGAAATTTCCCTATGA
- the LOC131300732 gene encoding caffeoylshikimate esterase-like, producing MVHPVSEANDKSPFGSLTPSEFYARHSVTHSSEYITNPRGMKLFTQSWTPLPPTEILGTVAVVHGYTGETSWFLQLTAVLLAKSGFATCAIDHQGHGFSDGLSNHIPDVSPVVDDCVSFFDSFRARHAPSLPSFLYGESLGGAIVLLIALRRGGRPYDGIVLNGAMCGISDKYKPPWPLEHFLSILAAVVPTWQVVPTRGSIPEVSFKEEWKRKLAFASPRRSTAKPRAATAVELIRICREVQSRFSEVDVPFLIVHGGGDVVCDPACVEELYKKAASKDKTIRVYPGMWHQLIGEPDENVELVFGEVVQWLRTRAERGGGEAETAVEVGGA from the exons ATGGTGCACCCTGTATCGGAGGCCAACGACAAGAGCCCATTCGGCTCACTAACCCCGTCCGAGTTCTACGCCCGCCACTCAGTGACTCACTCCTCCGAGTACATCACAAACCCTAGGGGCATGAAACTCTTCACCCAGTCCTGGACCCCACTCCCCCCGACCGAAATCCTCGGCACCGTCGCCGTCGTCCACGGCTACACCGGCGAGACTAGCTGGTTCCTCCAGCTGACCGCCGTCCTTCTCGCCAAATCGGGATTCGCCACGTGCGCCATCGACCACCAGGGCCACGGCTTCTCCGACGGCCTCTCCAACCACATCCCCGACGTCAGCCCCGTCGTCGACGACTGCGTCTCCTTCTTCGACTCCTTCCGCGCTCGCCACGCGCCGTCGCTGCCGTCGTTCCTCTACGGCGAGTCCCTCGGCGGAGCGATCGTTCTTTTGATAGCTCTCCGGCGCGGCGGCCGACCGTACGACGGGATCGTGCTGAACGGCGCTATGTGTGGGATCAGCGACAAGTACAAGCCGCCGTGGCCGCTGGAGCACTTCCTGTCCATATTAGCGGCAGTGGTGCCGACGTGGCAG GTAGTTCCCACTCGTGGATCGATTCCGGAGGTTTCGTTCAAGGAGGAGTGGAAGCGGAAGCTAGCGTTTGCGAGTCCACGGCGGAGCACGGCAAAGCCTCGAGCCGCGACAGCGGTTGAGTTGATTAGGATATGTAGAGAGGTGCAATCGAGGTTTTCAGAGGTGGATGTGCCATTCTTGATCGTACACGGCGGCGGCGACGTTGTTTGCGACCCGGCTTGTGTGGAGGAGTTGTATAAGAAAGCGGCGAGTAAGGATAAGACGATTCGGGTTTACCCTGGGATGTGGCACCAGCTGATTGGTGAGCCGGATGAGAATGTCGAGTTGGTGTTTGGGGAGGTTGTTCAGTGGTTGAGGACTAGGGCTGAACGCGGTGGCGGAGAGGCCGAAACTGCCGTGGAAGTTGGTGGGGCGTAG
- the LOC131300718 gene encoding patatin-like protein 6: MACAESGMQEPSIDTDKLSYEIFSILESKFLFGYDDQKLWIPKQVPVSIETKSAQSVPEETVNNGVNAVKNQRGKICVLSIDGGGGMRSILPGKALAYLENALKTKSGNPDARIADYFDVAAGSGVGGIFTAMLFGTKDHSRPIFHADDTWKFLAAKGKKFFHGSSSSSIKRFFRTGSGGKKTGSGGAGLEREMREVFVAADGRSLTLKDTLKPVLIPCYDLSSAASFVFSRADALETDSFDFRLLEVCRATAAEPGGFEPVLMSSVDGQTRCVAVDGALTMSNPTAAAITHVLHNKQEFPFVRGVEDILVLSLGTGQMLEGSYEYEQVKRWKAKDWARPVARISGDGSADLVDHAVAMAFGQSRSSNYVRIQANGSSLGRCGPNADLDPSPSNVKMLVEIADEMLKQKNVESVLFDGKKIAEQSNFEKLDWFAGELVLEHQRRGCRIAPTVAFKQAAPKAS, from the exons ATGGCTTGTGCTGAGTCGGGAATGCAAGAGCCCAGTATCGACACGGACAAGCTGAGCTACGAGATTTTCTCAATCCTCGAGAGCAAGTTCTTGTTCGGATACGACGACCAGAAGCTCTGGATTCCGAAGCAGGTCCCTGTATCAATCGAAACGAAATCAGCACAGTCGGTTCCAGAGGAAACCGTTAATAACGGCGTGAACGCCGTTAAGAACCAGAGGGGGAAAATCTGCGTGCTGAGCAtcgacggcggcggcggcatgCGGAGCATCCTGCCGGGGAAAGCCCTGGCCTACCTCGAAAACGCGCTGAAAACGAAATCGGGAAATCCGGACGCCAGAATCGCCGATTATTTCGACGTCGCCGCCGGTTCCGGCGTCGGGGGAATCTTCACGGCGATGCTGTTCGGTACCAAAGACCACAGCCGTCCGATCTTCCACGCGGACGACACGTGGAAGTTCCTCGCCGCGAAGGGAAAGAAGTTTTTTCACGGCTCGTCGTCCAGTTCGATCAAGCGGTTCTTCCGTACCGGTTCCGGCGGGAAGAAAACCGGTTCGGGCGGTGCCGgtctggagagagaaatgagagaggTGTTTGTTGCCGCTGACGGGAGGAGCTTGACGTTGAAGGACACGTTGAAGCCGGTCCTGATACCGTGCTACGATCTCTCCAGCGCGGCGTCGTTCGTCTTCTCACGCGCCGACGCGCTGGAAACGGACAGCTTCGACTTCCGTCTCCTGGAGGTGTGCCGGGCGACGGCGGCCGAGCCGGGGGGGTTCGAGCCGGTTCTGATGAGCTCAGTCGATGGGCAGACGAGGTGCGTGGCGGTGGACGGCGCGCTGACGATGAGCAACCCGACGGCGGCGGCGATCACGCACGTGCTGCACAACAAGCAGGAGTTCCCGTTCGTGCGTGGGGTGGAGGACATTTTGGTACTTTCGCTCGGGACGGGTCAGATGCTGGAAGGGAGCTATGAGTACGAGCAAGTCAAGAGGTGGAAGGCCAAGGACTGGGCTAGGCCGGTGGCGAGAATCTCCGGCGATGGTTCGGCGGACTTGGTGGACCATGCGGTGGCTATGGCGTTTGGTCAAAGCCGTAGCAGTAACTACGTCCGTATACAG GCAAATGGATCCAGCCTGGGTCGTTGCGGGCCCAATGCTGACTTGGACCCCAGTCCTAGTAATGTAAAGATGCTTGTGGAAATAGCTGATGAAATGCTGAAACAAAAGAATGTTGAATCTGTTCTATTTGATGGTAAGAAGATTGCGGAGCAGAgcaattttgaaaaactagaCTGGTTTGCGGGAGAGCTCGTGTTGGAGCATCAGAGAAGGGGTTGCAGAATAGCTCCCACTGTTGCATTCAAGCAAGCTGCCCCTAAAGCCAGCTAG
- the LOC131301712 gene encoding uncharacterized protein LOC131301712: protein MDDIFGEIIGCGLGSDSIMLRLLRSAMDKAHENVESTDGSIELLSAKSKFYELAMILVEGCSKLIEEKADVPETNREKMLSDLMESRNMVRGRIEELQIGMVEKDKELLERFENEWKLRQTLDLKERELVSLRAKVEFERTKSEGFDEGERGGGIRELKHSVDQQVWSIKQKLEDERISLTGGNEFPSWGEEFEMTTENQFTRPEQKIVIERMSSDIDGLKGTLDLAFGRMEHVEMRPLEKQWGWKIEKETMLILIKGFMENVSEIFEVELEKRTKHESPSGLLDDNWGQLMEEITCLHRELGDLCCSNEKEAKGVKTLESLKLSTKIRRASSEPLPEFGVSEEPRNEDKDGDVSHVAKMIKSHESIIRKQREELNRLKREMILLEKEESLSSKRLEDPNYPERRIQEVVARLDNVIKWKGKIQDEKGKFSDGQELGEKVCVDSMCCRKQTGLNDEIRRLKQERDDSKAEIMIMEETYAILFKGLLKDFYLELENYETTSATRDDIFTFLLKEIVEEWKKGMDCDSSGNLIKEERNQFPICKSFSRNHQEVRTPLNFLESSIESKLTEDICMVFIREMIMEWKMEFDAHDFENLIREEIHNFLIVEATKDSYTSPRVSDKSPEVFGEENLIQTLDCSFSRNHQEVRTPLNFLESSIESKLMEDICMVFIREMIMEWKMEFDAHDFENLIREEIHSFVIVEATKDSYTSPRESNKSPEVFGEENLIQTLDCLLKCVEVEEDLMLKASCEIKEQSANNDLVATECEEVDERDAIEWLLTEEENTFCSVSSKLEKALQQLFISKELLRDLQESLGISVGDTGKVYERENSFGLPRDNQIVQLNPSDANFLPLQQMLADFESIVQQKLEMNFMRLKELELQTYLLTQLMASLRKKESLYKKAFVRRCHDLRLAETEVDLLGDQVDALVGLLEKIYSTLDRYSPVLLPHFQVFDILKLIKKEISGVAP, encoded by the exons ATGGATGACATTTTTGGGGAAATCATAGGATGCGGGTTAGGATCCGATTCAATAATGCTGAGACTGTTAAGGTCTGCAATGGACAAAGCCCACGAAAATGTGGAATCCACAGATGGATCCATTGAGCTATTGAGTGCAAAATCCAAGTTCTATGAACTGGCCATGATTTTAGTGGAGGGATGTTCAAAACTGATTGAAGAAAAGGCAGATGTTCCTGAAACCAATCGGGAGAAAATGCTCTCGGATTTGATGGAAAGCAGAAACATGGTAAGGGGACGCATCGAGGAATTACAGATTGGAATGGTCGAGAAAGACAAAGAGTTATTAGAGAGATTCGAAAATGAGTGGAAACTAAGGCAAACGCTGGATTTGAAAGAGAGGGAATTGGTATCTTTGCGTGCAAAAGTTGAGTTTGAAAGGACAAAGAGCGAGGGATTTGATGAAGGAGAAAGAGGAGGTGGTATAAGGGAACTGAAACATTCTGTGGATCAACAGGTCTGGAGTATCAAACAGAAGCTAGAGGATGAGAGGATAAGTTTAACCGGTGGAAACGAGTTTCCTTCATGGGGTGAGGAATTTGAAATGACAACGGAGAATCAATTCACGAGGCCAGAGCAAAAAATAGTGATCGAGCGAATGAGCTCGGACATAGATGGGTTGAAAGGGACTTTGGATCTTGCTTTCGGAAGGATGGAGCACGTGGAAATGCGCCCTTTGGAAAAGCAATGGGGGTGGAAAATTGAGAAGGAGACAATGTTGATCTTGATTAAGGGGTTCATGGAAAATGTCAGTGAAATTTTTGAAGTTGAATTGGAAAAGAGAACCAAACATGAATCTCCTAGTGGACTTTTGGATGATAATTGGGGGCAATTGATGGAGGAGATCACTTGCTTGCACCGTGAACTTGGGGATCTATGTTGTTCAAACGAAAAGGAAGCTAAAGGGGTCAAAACCCTTGAAAGTTTAAAACTTTCAACAAAGATAAGGCGAGCGAGTAGTGAGCCTTTACCGGAATTTGGTGTTTCAGAAGAGCCACGCAATGAAGATAAAGATGGTGATGTAAGTCATGTCGCGAAGATGATAAAGAGTCATGAGTCTATCATAAGGAAACAACGCGAAGAGTTGAACCGGTTGAAGAGGGAGATGATTCTTCTTGAAAAGGAGGAGAGCTTATCTAGCAAGAGACTTGAGGATCCTAATTACCCAGAAAGAAGGATCCAAGAAGTTGTTGCAAGATTGGACAATGTCATTAAGTGGAAAGGGAAAATTCAAGatgagaaaggaaaattttcagatGGACAGGAACTTGGTGAGAAAGTATGTGTTGATTCAATGTGTTGTAGAAAGCAAAcaggcttgaatgatgagataaGGAGGCTGAAACAAGAAAGGGATGATTCGAAGGCCGAAATTATGATAATGGAAGAGACTTATGCCATTCTTTTCAAAGGGTTGTTGAAAGATTTCTACCTTGAGTTAGAGAACTATGAAACTACCAGTGCAACAAGGGATGATATATTTACCTTTTTATTGAAGGAAATTGTTGAGGAATGGAAAAAGGGGATGGATTGTGATTCAAGTGGAAACCTTATCAAGGAAGAGAGAAACCAATTCCCCATATGCAAGTCATTTAGCCGAAACCATCAAGAGGTGAGAACTCCGCTTAATTTCCTTGAAAGTTCCATTGAGAGCAAATTGACGGAGGATATATGCATGGTATTCATTAGAGAAATGATCATGgaatggaaaatggaatttGATGCTCACGATTTCGAGAATCTCATCAGAGAAGAGATACATAATTTCCTCATCGTTGAGGCAACAAAAGATTCATATACATCTCCGAGAGTGTCGGATAAAAGTCCAGAGGTGTTTGGAGAGGAAAACTTGATCCAAACACTGGATTGTTCATTTAGCCGAAACCATCAAGAGGTGAGAACTCCGCTTAATTTCCTTGAAAGTTCCATTGAGAGCAAATTGATGGAGGATATATGCATGGTATTCATTAGAGAAATGATCATGgaatggaaaatggaatttGATGCTCACGATTTTGAGAATCTCATCAGAGAAGAGATACATAGTTTCGTCATCGTTGAGGCAACAAAAGATTCATATACATCTCCGAGAGAGTCGAATAAAAGTCCAGAGGTGTTTGGAGAGGAAAACTTGATCCAAACACTGGATTGTTTGTTAAAGTGTGTCGAAGTGGAGGAAGATTTGATGCTGAAAGCGAGTTGCGAGATTAAAGAACAGAGCGCGAACAATGACCTGGTGGCCACAGAATGTGAAGAGGTGGACGAGAGAGACGCGATCGAGTGGCTGTTGACTGAAGAGGAAAACACCTTTTGTTCAGTGAGTAGTAAACTGGAGAAGGCTCTGCAGCAGTTGTTTATAAGCAAGGagttgttgagggatttgcagGAGAGTTTGGGCATTTCAGTTGGTGATACGGGAAAAGTTTACGAGAGGGAGAACTCCTTCGGGTTACCAAGAGACAATCAGATTGTGCAGTTGAATCCATCGGATGCTAATTTCTTACCTCTCCAGCAAATGCTTGCAGATTTCGAGTCCATAGTGCAACAAAAGTTGGAGATGAACTTTATGAG ATTAAAAGAACTTGAACTTCAAACATATCTGCTTACTCAACTTATGGCCTCCCTGAGAAAAAAGGAGTCGCTTTACAAAAAAGCTTTTGTGAGAAGGTGTCACGATCTCAGATTAGCAGAAACTGAG GTTGATTTGCTGGGTGACCAAGTAGACGCACTCGTAGGCCTGCTTGAGAAAATATACTCGACATTGGATCGCTATTCACCAGTTCTGTTGCCCCACTTCCAG GTCTTTGACATCTTGAAGTTGATTAAGAAAGAGATAAGTGGTGTAGCACCGTAG